In the Vulpes vulpes isolate BD-2025 chromosome 12, VulVul3, whole genome shotgun sequence genome, AGCCTCCACATTCATGGTTTCACCATTTTGTCTGTTCCAGGAACATGAGGAATCACACAGAGCTCCGTGAGTTCATTCTACTGGGAATACCTCAGACAGAGGGAATGGAGACTGTGCTATTTGTCATCTTCTCACTTATTTACCTCTTCACCTTGCTGGGCAATTTACTCATCCTTACAGCAGTTGTTTCTTCCTCTACCCTTCACACTCCTATGTACTTCTTCCTGGGACTCCTATCTATTTTTGACATGTTGTTCCCATCTGTAACCTGTCCCAAGATGCTGTTCTATCTCTCTGGCCAAAGTCATGCCATTTCTTACGAGGGCTGTGTTGCACAGCTCTTTTTCTACCATTTCCTGGGGTCTACCGAAGGATGCCTCTATTCTGCGATGGCATATGACCGCTTTGTGGCTATCTGCCACCCGCTGAGGTATATGCTCATCATGAGACCTGGGGTCTGTGTCAGCTTGGTCATGGCAGCCTGCTTGGTGGGTTGTCTTCACGCCACCATCCTGACCTCCTTCACCTTTCAGTTAACATACTGTGGCTCCAACCTGGTGGACTACTTTTTCTGTGACATTCCTGCTCTCTTACCCCTGGCCTGTGCTGACAGCTCCCTGGCCCAGAGAGTGGGCTCCACTAATGTTGGGTTTCTGGCTTTAATGCTCTGGTTCAGTGTTTGTGTCTCCTACACGCGCATTGGGATTGCCATTCTGAGAATCCGCTCGGCAGAGGGCAGGCGGAAAGCTTTCTCCACCTGCAGTGCCCACCTCACTGCAATCCTCTGTGCCTATGGTCCTGTGATCATCATCTATCTGCAGCCCACACCCAACCCCTTGCTTGGGGCTATGGTGcagatattaaataatattgtGTCACCCATGCTGAACTCATTAATCTATTCCTTAAGGAACAAAGAAGTGAAAAGTTCCCTGAAAAGAGTGTTCCGCCATCTAGTAtttatttctctggaataaattatgggctttttaaaatggattttggacatttatttctcaatatCATCCACAtatttccttctctcaaataaatagtagAAAATGCTGCcttgaaagcattattttttttttgcttaataaaatTTTCTAGGTTTGTGTGTCTCTGCAACCCCTGGGGCCCTATAAATAGGTCTACAATCAATGTCATCCTCAGCCACTTATTCATAGATAAGGAATCCATGGGGCATAGCAAGCAGCTGGAGatagatttcttatttttctaatgggCAGCCAACTTTGTCTGGTTGAGGACAGTGAGGATCTGTGGTGGTCCAAGAAACACACCTCATTAGTCCACCTCTGTGCCAGATCACTcctcatttcatttctcttgctgAGCTTGGAATATTCTTCTTTTATGCTTATAAACATTTAAGTTCCTCCGTGTTGCCAAGAATAgtattaattaacatttatagagCATGATCTGCTTTCCAGGCATTATGATGATTGTAATCACTTTCATATAATAGAGTTTCCAttttgtcaaaacaaaacaaaacaatcaaacaaaaacagctttgaggattaaagattttaaataatggaCCCCATATTGCACAGTAAATAGTACATCAAACTTGAACTCCAGTTAACTCCCAAGGCTCTACATTTAATTCCTCATTTACATAACTCCCCTAAAAGTCCTGCTTGGCAATTTACTCAACCTCATTACCCCTTTCCAGAGCTCATGATACATAGAAGGTGTTAAATAAATAACTGGGAAAATATGCACTGACAAAGGTCGTGTTTGTATGTCAACTTCAccattatccatttatttgtaaCTCCCCATTCTCCCATATGTGATTAGTGACACTGCGCTATAGTAATAATTATCTTGCCCTTTATAACACATCTAGTTATAGTCAAGCCAGGCCTAGACCAACCCTATTAATGCCTGTTGTCCTGGTTTTCCTACTACCCCATCCTGCCAATGTTACTCCTTAGAGTAAAAGGATTAGGAAAGTGGGTATGGTGTATCTTCCTGTCCTGTGCAGTGAAAGTGATCTAATC is a window encoding:
- the LOC112920198 gene encoding olfactory receptor 10N1-like yields the protein MRNHTELREFILLGIPQTEGMETVLFVIFSLIYLFTLLGNLLILTAVVSSSTLHTPMYFFLGLLSIFDMLFPSVTCPKMLFYLSGQSHAISYEGCVAQLFFYHFLGSTEGCLYSAMAYDRFVAICHPLRYMLIMRPGVCVSLVMAACLVGCLHATILTSFTFQLTYCGSNLVDYFFCDIPALLPLACADSSLAQRVGSTNVGFLALMLWFSVCVSYTRIGIAILRIRSAEGRRKAFSTCSAHLTAILCAYGPVIIIYLQPTPNPLLGAMVQILNNIVSPMLNSLIYSLRNKEVKSSLKRVFRHLVFISLE